A window of Burkholderiales bacterium genomic DNA:
CGCTCCACGGCGCTGAGCCCGCAGCGCCGGGCGATGTCGGTGGCCTTGGACGACCAGGGGGAGAGGGTCCCCGGCCGGGGCACCACCAGGAGCATGGGAGCGGCCGCCTCCTCCGGGGAAGGGGCAACCCGGGCGGAAGCCGGTCCGTAGCTCAAGAGGGAAGCGAGGACATCGCGGCGCTCCGGCTTGAGCTCTCCCCGCAGGGCGACGAAGTGCCAGTACCGGGCGTCCACGTCCCGCACGGCGGGGAGCTGGGCCCGAAGGCGGGCGAGGAGCTTGTCGCGCCGGAATGGGGTAAGGGCCCGAGGGCCGGGCAGGCGCAGGATGGAGGTTTCGCGCAGCATTTAGAAAAGTTTAATTTTATCCGAGAAAGGGCCCTTGGCCACGAACCCACGCGAACTCTCCTAGCCCGGGCCAGGTTGCCCGCCCTGTGCCGATCGCCGAAAATAGCCGCGCAAATCCTCCCCGCCCTGCCCTTATGCTCGCCCCTCCTTTCGGCCGCGTCTACACCACCGAGGAAATCCGCGCCATCGAGCACGCCGTGCTAGGTCGTCCCGACCCGCCTCCCCTCATGGAGCGGGCGGGCCTAGCCGCGGCCAAGTTCGCCCATGCCCGGATGCTGGACGAGCGCCGCACTTCGGTGCTGGTTCTGGCCGGCCCGGGGAACAATGGGGGTGACGCCCTGGTCGCGGCGCGCCATCTCAAGGCCTGGTGGTACCGGGTGGACGTGGTGCTCGCGGGCGATCCCGGCCGCCTCCCCCGGGACGCGACCCAGGCCCTGGAGCGCTGGCGCGCCGCGGGGGGTCGAGTGCTGGACCAGATCCCCCCGGGGCGCCGCTGGGATCTCGTGATCGACGGGTTGTTCGGGTTGGGGCTGACGCGGGACGTGGAAGGCCGCCACCGGGCCCTGATCGAATGGATGAACGGCTCCCGGCTGCCGGTGCTCGCCATCGACATTCCCAGCGGCCTGGACAGCGACACGGGCCGGGTCCGGGGCACCGCCGTGCGGGCGGCGGCCACCGTCACCTTCATGGCCTTGAAGCCTGGGCTACTGACCCTGGACGGTCCCGACCATTGCGGCGAGATTGCCGTGGATCCCCTGGGGCTCGTCCCCGAGGACTTCCCGCCCCAGAGCGTGTTCTTGGTGGAGCGGGACCGGGCCCTCGCCCCCTGGAAGCCCCGTCCACGCAACAGCCACAAAGGCCTGTTCGGCAGCGTCGGCATCCTGGGCGGTGCCCCCACCATGGTGGGCGCGGCCCTGCTGGCGGGACGCTCCGCCCTCAAGCTGGGGGCCGGCCGGGTGTACGTGGGATTGATGGCCCGGGACGGGCCCGCCTGCGACCCGGGTCAGCCCGAGCTGATGCTGCGGCCGCCGGAGGCCCTGTTCCAGCTCGAGCACCTGAGCTGCCTTGCCGTCGGGCCGGGCATGGGCCTGTCTCCCGACGCGTACCAGTGGCTCAAGGCGGCCCTGGAGACCCAGCTCCCCCTGGTACTGGACGCGGACGCCTTGAACCTCCTCGCCGAATTCCCCCGCCTGCGGGAGGCCCTCGCCGCCCGGGGCCACGCGGTGCTCACTCCCCATCCCGCCGAGGCGGCCCGACTGCTCCAGACCTCCACCGCCCAGGTGCAATCGGACCGCCTGGCGGCGGCCCGGCGCCTGGGGGAAGCCTTCCGCTCGCCCGTGGTGCTCAAGGGGGTGGGGAGCGTCTGCGCCCTCCCCGACGGCACGCGCCATATCAACCCCACGGGCAATCCGGGCATGGCGAGCGCCGGCATGGGGGATGTCCTCACCGGCATGATCGCGGCCTTCATCGCCCAGGGGCTCTCTCCCGAGCAGGCCCTGCTTCTCGCCGTGCACCTGCACGGCGCCGCCGCCGATCGCTGCGTCGAGCAGGGCCGCGGGCCGGTGGGCCTGACCGCCGGGGAGACGGCGGACGCGGCCCGGGAGCTGCTCAATCAGTGGATCGGGCTCAAAGGCTCTACTTAACCGCGAAATCAGCGCTCGGCCGCGGATTCGGGAGGCATGAGGTGGATGGCCTCCGCCAGGAGGGACACCCGGATCGGCTCTCCCGGCGCCACCCGGTTGCGCCGGGCCACGTGGGTGGGCACCGAGAGGGCCAGGGGCAGCGCCTCGCTCCCTTCCACCCGCATGGTCACCGCGGTCATCTCCCCCAGGGGGATGCATTCGTCCACCACCCCCGCCACCGGGTTCTCCCGTTCCCCCCGGGAGGGGCGGTCGCGCCGGTGCAGGATCACGCTCTCCGGCGGGATCAACCAGGCCACGGCGGTGCCCGCGGGGAAGCGCGGGTCGTGGCGCGCCTCCAGCGTGAGGTCCCGCCAGCGGATGAGGGAAAGGCCTCGCTCGGGCCGCTCTTCCATGACAAAGCCATGGAACAGGTTGGTGTGGCCGAGCAGCCGGGCCACCGCGACGGAGCCCGGGCGGGCCATCAGCTCCTCCGGCGCCGCGGCGGTCAGGGTCGCGCCCCGCTGCAGGATCACCATGCGGTCGGCCAGCATTCGCGCCTCCTCCAGGTCGTGAGTCACCAGCACGATGGGAAGCCGCAAATCCCGGCGCAACTGCACCAGCTCCCGCTGCAGCTTGCGCCGCGTGACATGGTCCACCGCCGAAAAGGGCTCGTCCATGAGCAGCACCTTGGGTTCCCGCGCGAGCGCCCGAGCCACCGCCACCCGCTGCTGCTGGCCGCCGGAGAGTTCCTTCGGTCGGCGAAGTTCAAGGCCATCCAGGTGGACCTGCTTCAGGAGCTGTCGCGCCCGGGACAGTCGCTGTTCCCGCGGCAGGTGTCCCAAGGCGGCCGCCACGTTTTCCACCGCGCTCAGATGGGGAAAGAGCGCGTAGTCCTGGAACACGAAACCCACCGACCGCTCCTGGGGTCGGCGCGCGATAGCGCGCCCGGTATCGAGCCACACTTCGCCATCACAGCGCACCTGCCCCCACGAGGGACGATACAAACCCGCTATACACCGAAGAATGGTGGACTTGCCGCTGCCCGATGGACCCACCAGCACCACCAGCTCTCCGGGCGCGCAGTGGAACTGGGCGTTGAGTGGAATAGGACCTGTTTGGCGAAATTCGACGGCAAGTCCCAATTCAGACACGGTAGCGCGGCGAGCGGTGGGTGATGAGGTAAACGATGCCGGTAGAGAAAAAAGAAAACGCCAACAACAGGGCCGACATGGTTCCAGCCGCCTGATGGTCGAAAGCCTGGACCCGGTCGTAGATGGCGATGGCGATGGTCTTGGTCTCCCCCGGGATGTTGCCGCCCACCATGAGCACCACGCCAAACTCCCCCAGGGTATGGGCGAAGGTAAGCGTCACAGCGGTGAACACGCCTGGCCAAGCCAGCGGCAGCTCGATTCGCCAGAAGGTCCGCCAAGCAGACATGCCGCTGCACCAAGCCGCTTCCCGCACTTGATCGGGAATCGCTTCCAAAGCCCGTTGCAACGGCTGCACGGTGAAAGGAATGTTGAATACGATAGAGGCGATCAATAGCCCCTGGAAGCTGAATACCAGCGTTTTTCCGAACAAGGATTCGTAGAGCTGGCCGATCGGGGAGGCAGACCCCATGACCACGAGCAAGTAATAGCCCAGCACCGTGGGTGGCAGCACGAGCGGCAGCGCTCACTGCCGCTTCGATCCATCCTTTACCGCGAAAAGCGCTCCACGCCAGGGAACGAGCGACGAGGATGCCAAGCGGCAGCAGCACCGCCACCGTGGCCGCAGCCAGCTTGAGCGAAAGGATGAGCGCCGTCCAGTCCATGGAAGCTTTCATCCCCCCTCGGCCGGGAGAACGAAACCG
This region includes:
- the modC gene encoding ABC transporter, with the translated sequence MGFVFQDYALFPHLSAVENVAAALGHLPREQRLSRARQLLKQVHLDGLELRRPKELSGGQQQRVAVARALAREPKVLLMDEPFSAVDHVTRRKLQRELVQLRRDLRLPIVLVTHDLEEARMLADRMVILQRGATLTAAAPEELMARPGSVAVARLLGHTNLFHGFVMEERPERGLSLIRWRDLTLEARHDPRFPAGTAVAWLIPPESVILHRRDRPSRGERENPVAGVVDECIPLGEMTAVTMRVEGSEALPLALSVPTHVARRNRVAPGEPIRVSLLAEAIHLMPPESAAER
- a CDS encoding bifunctional NAD(P)H-hydrate repair enzyme, which encodes MLAPPFGRVYTTEEIRAIEHAVLGRPDPPPLMERAGLAAAKFAHARMLDERRTSVLVLAGPGNNGGDALVAARHLKAWWYRVDVVLAGDPGRLPRDATQALERWRAAGGRVLDQIPPGRRWDLVIDGLFGLGLTRDVEGRHRALIEWMNGSRLPVLAIDIPSGLDSDTGRVRGTAVRAAATVTFMALKPGLLTLDGPDHCGEIAVDPLGLVPEDFPPQSVFLVERDRALAPWKPRPRNSHKGLFGSVGILGGAPTMVGAALLAGRSALKLGAGRVYVGLMARDGPACDPGQPELMLRPPEALFQLEHLSCLAVGPGMGLSPDAYQWLKAALETQLPLVLDADALNLLAEFPRLREALAARGHAVLTPHPAEAARLLQTSTAQVQSDRLAAARRLGEAFRSPVVLKGVGSVCALPDGTRHINPTGNPGMASAGMGDVLTGMIAAFIAQGLSPEQALLLAVHLHGAAADRCVEQGRGPVGLTAGETADAARELLNQWIGLKGST
- a CDS encoding hypothetical protein (possible pseudo, frameshifted), with translation MLPPTVLGYYLLVVMGSASPIGQLYESLFGKTLVFSFQGLLIASIVFNIPFTVQPLQRALEAIPDQVREAAWCSGMSAWRTFWRIELPLAWPGVFTAVTLTFAHTLGEFGVVLMVGGNIPGETKTIAIAIYDRVQAFDHQAAGTMSALLLAFSFFSTGIVYLITHRSPRYRV